One Glutamicibacter halophytocola DNA segment encodes these proteins:
- a CDS encoding PQQ-dependent sugar dehydrogenase: protein MKVNRTGNADRAPHGVVSAHFSKRHMLRASAGLATAAVLASALAGVPASAQPKAPVPVVPADSAFQKVTLNDTPGEPMDLAVLPDGSVLHTTRSGEVWLNDATSGVNSLAAEVDVYRHDEEGLQSIALDPKFGTDGNNWVYLYYAPPMNTPVDDPETADINEGDAPVSGTAADFEPFNGVNRLSRFQFDGKSIDLDTEQQIIDVSATRGLCCHVGGDIVFDAKGDLYLSTGDDTNPFVSGGYTPIDENPESNPGYDAQRTAANTNDLRGKVLRITPKDGGGYTIPEGNLFDEGTDGARPEIYLMGLRNPFRIDVNQSTGELYVGDYSPDARSANPDRGPAGTGKWLIATEPANYGWPYCATESLPYNDYDFVTGVSGEKFNCAAPVNESPNNTGLTQLPPVATADVWYTYGQSEQFPELGTGGIGPMAGPAYEFNAEATRGPRPVAWPSYFDGKALFYEWTRDYIKGMTVEDGSLVSIENVISSIVTDNPIDMEFGPNGALYILEYGDGYFGENEDAQVARIDYIGEGGNHSPVAVASGTPTVGTSPLTVEFSSEGTADADNDKLRYAWDFDSDGVVDSTEASPTYTYQEDGKYTATLTVTDFGGKHRGRHSSAEVEIEVGNQQPVIEFITPVPGQAFQFGDTVSYEVKVSDDQPVDCSLVEVSYILGHHTHGHPQTTTKGCTGSFVTTVPEGHDPAVDDLSAVFNATYTDQGDGGSKPLTGTAEVVLEAASN, encoded by the coding sequence ATGAAAGTCAACCGAACAGGGAACGCGGACAGAGCTCCGCACGGCGTGGTTTCCGCGCACTTTTCCAAACGACATATGCTGCGCGCGAGCGCCGGGCTTGCTACAGCAGCTGTGCTTGCCTCGGCCCTGGCCGGCGTGCCAGCTTCTGCCCAACCCAAGGCCCCGGTGCCGGTTGTGCCAGCGGACTCGGCCTTCCAGAAGGTAACGCTCAATGACACTCCTGGCGAGCCGATGGATCTCGCAGTCCTGCCCGATGGGAGTGTTCTGCACACCACCCGCAGTGGCGAAGTGTGGCTCAATGATGCCACCAGCGGCGTCAACTCCTTGGCAGCCGAAGTGGACGTATACCGCCACGACGAAGAGGGATTGCAGAGCATCGCCTTGGACCCCAAGTTCGGTACCGATGGCAACAACTGGGTTTACCTGTACTACGCACCGCCGATGAACACCCCAGTCGACGATCCTGAAACCGCCGATATCAACGAGGGGGACGCCCCGGTCAGCGGCACCGCAGCCGACTTTGAACCCTTCAACGGCGTCAACCGGCTGTCACGATTCCAATTTGATGGAAAGTCAATCGATCTGGACACCGAGCAGCAGATCATCGATGTTTCGGCAACCCGCGGGCTGTGCTGCCACGTTGGCGGCGATATCGTCTTCGACGCGAAGGGCGACTTGTATCTCTCAACCGGAGACGACACCAACCCGTTCGTGTCCGGCGGGTACACTCCGATCGACGAGAACCCCGAGTCCAATCCGGGATACGACGCCCAGCGCACTGCGGCAAACACCAACGACTTGCGCGGCAAGGTCTTGCGGATCACCCCGAAGGATGGCGGCGGCTACACCATCCCCGAAGGCAACCTGTTCGACGAAGGCACCGACGGTGCCCGCCCGGAGATTTACCTGATGGGCCTGCGCAACCCATTCCGCATCGATGTCAATCAGAGCACCGGAGAGCTTTACGTTGGCGACTATTCGCCCGATGCCAGGAGCGCAAACCCTGACCGGGGACCTGCCGGAACCGGCAAGTGGCTCATCGCCACGGAACCGGCCAACTATGGATGGCCATACTGCGCCACCGAAAGCCTCCCGTACAACGACTATGACTTTGTCACCGGCGTTTCCGGCGAGAAATTCAACTGCGCTGCACCGGTGAATGAGTCACCGAACAATACCGGCCTGACGCAGCTGCCACCTGTGGCCACTGCAGATGTCTGGTACACCTACGGCCAGTCGGAGCAGTTCCCAGAGCTTGGCACCGGAGGCATCGGCCCCATGGCAGGGCCAGCTTATGAATTCAACGCAGAAGCAACCCGTGGACCACGCCCGGTGGCCTGGCCATCCTACTTCGACGGCAAAGCGCTCTTCTACGAGTGGACTCGCGACTACATCAAGGGCATGACGGTTGAAGATGGTTCACTAGTTTCCATCGAGAACGTGATTTCCTCGATTGTGACCGACAATCCGATCGATATGGAATTCGGCCCGAACGGTGCACTGTATATCCTCGAATACGGCGACGGCTACTTCGGCGAAAACGAGGATGCCCAGGTCGCGCGCATCGACTATATCGGTGAGGGCGGCAACCACAGTCCCGTCGCAGTGGCCTCGGGAACGCCTACTGTTGGCACTTCGCCGCTGACTGTTGAATTCTCCAGCGAAGGCACCGCCGACGCCGACAACGACAAGCTGCGGTACGCTTGGGACTTCGATTCCGATGGCGTTGTGGATTCCACCGAGGCATCCCCGACCTACACCTACCAGGAAGATGGAAAGTACACTGCCACGCTGACCGTAACCGACTTCGGTGGCAAGCATCGCGGGCGCCATTCTTCAGCTGAAGTAGAAATTGAAGTGGGCAACCAGCAGCCGGTCATCGAGTTCATCACCCCGGTTCCGGGCCAGGCCTTCCAATTTGGCGATACCGTCAGCTACGAAGTCAAGGTTTCCGATGACCAGCCAGTTGATTGCTCGCTGGTGGAAGTGAGCTACATCCTGGGCCACCATACCCACGGACATCCGCAGACTACCACCAAGGGCTGCACCGGCTCCTTCGTCACCACGGTGCCAGAGGGCCACGACCCTGCAGTAGATGATCTTTCTGCAGTATTCAATGCCACGTACACGGACCAGGGCGACGGCGGCTCGAAGCCGCTCACCGGTACCGCCGAAGTGGTTTTGGAAGCGGCCAGCAACTAG
- a CDS encoding ROK family protein has translation MESNSRKPASARASGAGLGSNRDTTRQHNLSTVLTLVHCSAGISRAELTRLTGLNRSTIAALVGELAQLGLVLENEPDQRQQHGRPSIMISPGPGVLALAVNPDLDAVNVALVALGGSIVNPVRFHTVAPPSTAEVVNIVSAIYTGMATSLPENRRVVGVGVAVPGLVDPADGTVIEAPQLGWQEEPLAAHLSAALNLPVSCANDAIVGARAQAAFGAGRDVSDFVYLYGGASGIAGGILSGGQLLQGATGFAGQIGHLLVRTDGASCSCGSAGCLEAEVTREELLRATGVPSGQAEDLESTVLGLFESGNAPEALLEILQRQSRLLAVALRALVHQLNPSVFVLGGFLRILARTMPALLEDAVRVGGARSAREQVAIELAPLGDDPVLVGAAELAFTELLADPARVLGTASPAPIDS, from the coding sequence GTGGAAAGCAATTCGAGGAAACCTGCGAGTGCCCGTGCAAGCGGTGCTGGGCTCGGCAGCAATCGCGACACAACCCGGCAGCATAATCTCTCCACCGTCTTGACACTGGTGCACTGCTCCGCGGGAATCTCCCGTGCCGAACTGACTCGGCTCACTGGCCTGAACCGCTCGACCATCGCCGCGCTCGTTGGCGAATTGGCGCAGCTGGGATTGGTACTTGAAAACGAACCGGATCAACGACAGCAGCACGGCCGCCCTTCCATCATGATCAGCCCCGGCCCCGGCGTGCTCGCCTTGGCCGTGAATCCTGATCTGGACGCCGTGAATGTCGCCTTGGTGGCCCTGGGCGGAAGCATCGTGAACCCGGTGCGCTTCCACACTGTTGCTCCCCCATCCACCGCCGAAGTAGTGAATATCGTTTCGGCAATCTACACCGGCATGGCCACGTCCTTGCCCGAGAATCGTCGAGTCGTCGGCGTCGGTGTTGCCGTGCCCGGTCTGGTGGATCCGGCCGACGGAACTGTTATCGAGGCCCCGCAGCTGGGGTGGCAAGAAGAGCCCCTGGCCGCGCACCTGTCCGCTGCGCTCAACCTGCCCGTCTCATGCGCCAATGACGCGATTGTCGGGGCACGCGCGCAAGCAGCCTTCGGCGCGGGCCGCGACGTCTCGGATTTTGTATACCTCTACGGCGGCGCCAGCGGCATCGCAGGCGGCATCCTCAGCGGCGGCCAGTTGCTGCAGGGGGCTACTGGTTTTGCCGGCCAGATCGGCCACCTGCTGGTACGCACCGATGGCGCCAGTTGTTCTTGCGGTTCTGCAGGCTGCCTGGAAGCAGAAGTGACCCGCGAGGAACTTCTGCGCGCGACCGGGGTTCCATCCGGACAAGCCGAAGATCTCGAATCCACGGTTCTCGGGCTCTTTGAATCGGGCAACGCCCCGGAAGCGCTGCTTGAAATTCTCCAAAGGCAGTCCCGCCTCCTGGCCGTAGCGCTGCGGGCCCTGGTGCATCAGCTGAACCCATCGGTGTTTGTGCTCGGTGGATTCCTGCGCATCTTGGCCAGGACGATGCCCGCGCTGCTCGAAGACGCCGTCCGTGTCGGCGGGGCACGTTCAGCGCGGGAACAAGTTGCCATCGAGCTGGCGCCATTGGGTGACGATCCGGTTTTGGTCGGAGCGGCCGAGCTGGCGTTCACCGAGCTGCTGGCTGATCCAGCCCGCGTGCTTGGCACGGCATCACCGGCGCCCATCGATTCCTGA
- a CDS encoding polyprenyl synthetase family protein, with protein sequence MDLDVGLALVEQRLHRFFMESKLRAAAQGPSYLQLWEALERTSRGGSRSRPRLVLLAYSGFGGTAATEATGVAAAFELLHNALLVHDDVIDRDLLRRGSPNVAATYRNAALQRGASPVAADHAGACAAILAGDLALAGVYQVIRSLPVSEALHRELHCVVDQAIFASVGGELFDIESSLGPDMPPLEEILNTARHKTSAYSFEAPLHAGAILAGAPEQARSALASFGRFAGIAYQIADDVLGVFGEQSQTGKSRWGDLREGKRTILLSYAATQPQWDSVAGLIGTPQMTASEAEKIRAMLIACGAKDYAIASAVQHAEKALGCLAIDEIPDRLRERLGSLLMASVNRVHLSATAV encoded by the coding sequence GTGGACCTCGATGTTGGCCTGGCGCTGGTTGAGCAGCGGCTGCACCGATTTTTCATGGAATCGAAACTTCGTGCAGCCGCTCAGGGGCCAAGCTACCTGCAACTGTGGGAAGCGCTCGAACGCACCTCGCGTGGAGGCTCCCGCTCCCGTCCACGCCTAGTGCTCCTTGCCTATTCCGGCTTCGGTGGCACAGCTGCCACCGAGGCGACCGGGGTGGCAGCCGCCTTCGAGCTGCTGCATAACGCCCTGCTGGTCCACGATGACGTCATCGACCGGGACCTGCTGCGCCGCGGCTCGCCCAATGTCGCGGCCACCTACAGGAACGCAGCCCTGCAACGAGGTGCCAGCCCCGTCGCGGCCGATCATGCCGGGGCCTGCGCTGCAATCCTCGCCGGCGACCTGGCCCTGGCCGGCGTCTACCAGGTGATCCGGTCCTTGCCGGTCTCCGAGGCCCTCCACCGCGAGCTGCACTGCGTTGTGGACCAGGCGATTTTCGCTTCGGTGGGAGGCGAGTTATTCGATATTGAATCCAGCCTCGGACCTGACATGCCGCCGCTGGAAGAAATCCTGAACACTGCGCGCCACAAGACGTCCGCCTATTCATTCGAAGCCCCGCTGCACGCCGGAGCGATACTGGCTGGCGCCCCCGAACAGGCGAGATCCGCGCTGGCGTCTTTTGGCCGGTTCGCCGGCATCGCCTATCAGATTGCCGACGATGTGCTGGGCGTGTTCGGCGAGCAAAGCCAAACCGGCAAATCCCGCTGGGGTGATCTGCGCGAAGGCAAGCGGACCATCCTGCTCTCCTACGCTGCGACCCAGCCACAGTGGGACAGCGTCGCCGGGCTCATTGGCACACCGCAAATGACTGCATCTGAAGCAGAAAAAATCCGCGCCATGCTTATTGCCTGCGGCGCCAAGGACTACGCCATCGCCTCAGCGGTTCAGCATGCCGAAAAAGCGCTGGGCTGCTTGGCCATTGACGAAATTCCCGATCGCCTGCGCGAGCGCCTGGGCAGCCTGCTCATGGCATCAGTCAATCGCGTCCACCTGTCCGCAACTGCAGTCTGA
- a CDS encoding ABC transporter permease, with translation MSKQKTQAAEQLEQTSAQKPIDHLSATGPSGGVLQNLMHGPAGRSLGLVVALVVLVLIGLVTSGDRFTSSENMLVILRHASIIGVLSIGVTFVITAGGIDLSVGSVLGLTSVVGSLTAVQAAASESTWLLMVVVSLLVGAVAGLINGVIIAYGNVVAFIATLATLVAARGLAEIISERRTLLVTNTGFTKFMRADFLGVPVLVWIFALAAAAGWFLLNRTTFGRRTVAIGGNLEASRLAGIKVKRHIVSLYVLVGIAAGIAGLMMMGRTTSGTSTHGYLYELDAIAAVVVGGTLLVGGRGTIMGTVLGVLIFSTLTNVFTQNNMDTSVQALAKGAIIVLAVLLQQRFASGKMRKAKKQPLKA, from the coding sequence GTGAGCAAGCAGAAGACCCAAGCTGCCGAGCAACTTGAACAGACCTCGGCCCAGAAGCCAATCGACCACCTCTCGGCAACCGGACCCTCCGGCGGCGTGCTGCAGAACCTGATGCACGGGCCAGCAGGGCGGAGCCTCGGCCTGGTTGTCGCCTTGGTCGTGCTGGTACTGATCGGCCTGGTCACCAGCGGTGATCGTTTCACGTCTTCGGAGAACATGCTTGTCATCCTGCGGCACGCTTCGATCATCGGAGTGTTGAGCATCGGCGTCACCTTTGTCATCACCGCTGGCGGCATCGATTTGTCGGTCGGATCCGTCTTGGGGCTGACCTCCGTGGTCGGCAGCTTGACGGCGGTCCAGGCTGCCGCGTCCGAGTCCACCTGGCTGCTGATGGTTGTCGTTTCGCTGCTCGTGGGCGCCGTGGCCGGCCTGATCAACGGCGTCATCATTGCCTACGGCAACGTGGTGGCGTTCATTGCCACCCTGGCCACGCTGGTGGCAGCCCGCGGGCTGGCCGAAATCATCTCGGAACGCCGGACCCTGCTGGTAACCAATACCGGCTTCACCAAGTTCATGCGCGCCGACTTCCTGGGAGTGCCGGTACTCGTGTGGATCTTCGCCTTGGCCGCGGCCGCCGGGTGGTTCTTGCTGAACCGGACCACCTTCGGACGCCGCACGGTAGCCATCGGCGGAAACCTCGAGGCATCGCGCCTGGCCGGTATCAAGGTCAAGCGGCACATCGTCTCGCTTTACGTACTGGTCGGCATCGCCGCAGGCATTGCCGGGCTGATGATGATGGGACGCACGACCTCCGGGACCTCGACCCACGGCTATCTCTACGAGCTGGACGCAATTGCCGCGGTCGTTGTCGGCGGAACGCTGCTGGTCGGCGGCCGAGGAACCATCATGGGCACCGTTCTCGGCGTCCTGATCTTCAGCACCCTGACCAACGTGTTCACCCAGAACAACATGGACACCTCGGTCCAGGCACTGGCCAAGGGCGCGATCATCGTGCTGGCCGTCCTGCTGCAGCAGCGCTTCGCCTCCGGCAAAATGCGCAAGGCCAAAAAGCAACCTCTCAAGGCCTAG
- a CDS encoding sugar ABC transporter ATP-binding protein — MMQDENPRPLLEVRGLTKQFGAVQALKGVDLSVLPGEVHCVMGQNGAGKSTLIKTLSGVHQPDEGEIFWEGEQVGIPSPTAALGLGIATMYQELDVVDGLSIAENIFLGHERATGGVLHVKKANAVARTLLRRLGHGSLSPSREVGTLSAANKQIVSMARALSRDTKLIIMDEPSAILDAGEVQNLFRVVRELTSQGIAVVYISHRLEEIREIGDRISVIKDGQSTANNLDVADTPKAELIRRMTGRDVANVFPERTAIPADAPVVLDVADLELAGHFEKLSFSVRAGEILGFAGLVGSQRSEIVETIYGARKATGGQVSVKGKKLTAGSVTSAVDAGIGLSPEERKSQGLILDEPIYKNVTLSTFERFARTGLLDESAERRAAREQIDALELRPADPQRPARTLSGGNQQKILLARWLVHGTTVLLLDEPTRGVDVGARAEIYTLIRRLADAGTAIIIISSEIEEVLGLSDNVLVIDDGQVLAQKTATEIDEHGVLDLVMKGSAA; from the coding sequence ATGATGCAAGATGAAAATCCACGTCCGCTCCTCGAAGTGCGCGGGCTCACGAAGCAATTCGGAGCCGTTCAAGCGCTCAAGGGCGTTGACTTGTCCGTGCTCCCTGGTGAGGTCCATTGCGTCATGGGACAAAATGGCGCCGGCAAATCCACCTTGATCAAAACCCTCTCCGGCGTACACCAGCCAGACGAAGGCGAAATTTTCTGGGAAGGAGAACAGGTCGGCATCCCCTCTCCCACGGCTGCGCTGGGGCTCGGCATCGCCACCATGTACCAGGAACTCGATGTGGTTGATGGCCTGAGCATTGCCGAGAACATCTTCTTGGGCCACGAGCGGGCCACCGGAGGGGTTCTGCATGTGAAAAAGGCCAATGCCGTCGCGCGAACCCTTCTGCGCCGACTGGGGCACGGCAGCCTCTCACCATCACGCGAGGTCGGAACGCTCTCGGCCGCCAACAAGCAAATTGTCAGCATGGCCCGGGCGCTCTCCCGCGACACCAAGCTGATCATCATGGATGAGCCAAGCGCGATCCTCGACGCAGGAGAGGTGCAGAACCTGTTCCGCGTGGTCCGGGAATTGACGTCCCAAGGCATCGCCGTCGTCTACATTTCCCACCGTCTGGAAGAGATCCGCGAGATCGGCGACCGTATCTCCGTGATCAAGGATGGGCAAAGCACCGCCAATAACCTGGACGTGGCAGACACCCCCAAGGCCGAGCTCATCCGGAGGATGACCGGACGCGATGTCGCCAACGTCTTCCCTGAACGGACCGCCATCCCGGCCGATGCCCCAGTGGTTCTCGATGTCGCCGATCTGGAGCTGGCCGGCCACTTCGAAAAGCTCAGCTTCAGCGTGCGCGCCGGAGAAATCCTCGGCTTTGCAGGACTTGTCGGCTCCCAGCGCTCGGAAATCGTGGAAACCATCTACGGTGCCCGGAAGGCCACCGGCGGGCAGGTCAGCGTGAAGGGAAAGAAGCTGACCGCCGGTTCGGTGACCTCCGCGGTGGACGCCGGCATCGGCCTGTCGCCGGAAGAGCGAAAGAGCCAGGGCCTGATCCTCGACGAGCCGATCTACAAGAACGTCACGCTCTCCACCTTCGAGCGCTTCGCGCGCACCGGATTGCTGGACGAATCGGCAGAGCGGCGCGCAGCCCGGGAGCAAATTGATGCCCTGGAACTGCGCCCCGCTGATCCGCAGCGACCGGCAAGAACCCTTTCCGGCGGAAATCAACAAAAGATCCTGCTGGCCCGCTGGCTGGTACACGGTACGACGGTGCTGCTGCTCGATGAGCCTACTCGTGGCGTCGACGTGGGAGCTCGTGCAGAAATCTATACGCTGATCCGCCGCTTGGCAGATGCCGGGACCGCCATCATCATCATTTCCAGCGAGATCGAAGAAGTCCTCGGCCTCTCCGACAATGTCCTGGTCATTGACGATGGACAGGTCCTGGCCCAGAAAACAGCAACTGAAATTGACGAGCACGGTGTGCTCGACCTAGTCATGAAGGGAAGTGCCGCGTGA
- a CDS encoding substrate-binding domain-containing protein, with protein sequence MLAVPSGRKMLITTGALLAVGALITGCSSDSGGGSAQPSNASSEGNAAAGDEVVIGFSGPAADHGWLGAINSAAIAQGDSLEDVDLRVAEGTNDANLQISQVEQFINDKVDAIVLLPTDGAALTAVATKAMDAGIPVINVDREFSSPAAARTTILGDNYGMGRSAGEYICERLGDKPDAVVAEIPGVDSLPLTQDRSKGFADALKTCGLDVDNRVPADFTVAGGEAAASQLLAAAPKIDAIWNHDDDQGHGVLAAIDSAGRDEFFMVGGAGSKNAMDLIKGGESVLEATVLYPSTQAADGVRLARLIAQNKAMSDLVEVEVPKRIVLNAPVVTSDNVDQYLPTAFSS encoded by the coding sequence ATGCTTGCAGTTCCTTCCGGACGGAAAATGCTCATCACTACCGGTGCCCTCCTAGCGGTCGGCGCACTGATCACCGGCTGCTCATCGGATTCCGGTGGCGGTAGCGCCCAGCCATCGAATGCCTCAAGCGAAGGCAACGCCGCGGCGGGCGACGAAGTGGTCATCGGATTCTCGGGCCCGGCTGCCGACCACGGCTGGCTCGGCGCAATCAACTCGGCCGCCATCGCGCAAGGCGATTCGCTGGAGGATGTCGACTTGCGAGTTGCCGAAGGCACCAATGATGCCAACTTGCAGATCAGCCAAGTCGAGCAGTTCATCAACGACAAGGTAGACGCGATCGTTCTGCTGCCGACCGATGGCGCTGCGCTGACCGCCGTGGCTACCAAGGCCATGGACGCGGGAATTCCAGTCATCAATGTGGACCGCGAATTCTCCAGCCCTGCCGCCGCCCGCACCACCATTCTGGGCGATAACTACGGCATGGGCCGTAGCGCCGGCGAATACATCTGCGAGCGCCTCGGCGACAAGCCCGATGCCGTTGTTGCGGAAATCCCGGGCGTCGATTCCCTGCCGCTGACTCAAGACCGCAGCAAGGGGTTCGCCGACGCGCTGAAGACCTGTGGCCTGGATGTCGATAACCGCGTGCCAGCTGACTTCACCGTCGCCGGCGGCGAAGCGGCCGCTTCGCAGCTGCTCGCGGCCGCGCCAAAGATTGATGCCATCTGGAATCACGACGATGACCAGGGCCATGGCGTGCTCGCGGCCATCGACAGCGCTGGCCGCGATGAATTCTTCATGGTCGGTGGCGCTGGTTCCAAAAACGCCATGGATCTGATCAAGGGCGGTGAATCGGTGCTGGAAGCCACGGTTCTCTACCCATCCACCCAGGCTGCAGACGGTGTTCGCCTGGCACGACTGATCGCGCAGAACAAGGCCATGAGCGACCTGGTCGAAGTTGAGGTGCCCAAGCGCATCGTTTTGAATGCTCCGGTTGTCACCTCGGACAACGTCGACCAGTACCTGCCGACGGCGTTCAGCTCCTAA
- a CDS encoding Gfo/Idh/MocA family protein: MPNQKPALKIALIGHGFMGAAHSQGWRVAPRFFDLPFQPEMTLLVGRNAAGVDAAAEKWGWSETSTDWRTAIEREDIDVVDIVTPGNSHAEIAIAALAAGKHVLCEKPLANTLEEAEAMAAAARNADKGVQAMVGFTYRRVPAATFARDLVASGAIGQVRQVRAAYLQDWLHDDRSPLTWRLQKEHAGTGALGDIGAHAVDLSQFITGQRIVGVSGLLQTFVDERPLPDAPTQLGPVSVDDAAAFTARFDGGILGTFEATRMATGRKNSLRIEVSGSKGAISFDLENYNSLGYYDATATATRQGFTQIMVTEPEHPYISAWWPTGHTLGYEHGFVHQAKDFIDAIGAGQQPEPSFDDGHQVQCVLDAVQRSAASNSTWTTTA, translated from the coding sequence ATGCCCAACCAAAAACCAGCCTTGAAAATCGCCCTCATCGGGCATGGATTCATGGGTGCTGCGCATTCACAAGGATGGCGAGTCGCGCCAAGGTTTTTTGATCTTCCGTTTCAACCAGAAATGACGCTGCTGGTTGGCCGCAACGCCGCCGGCGTCGACGCTGCTGCGGAAAAATGGGGCTGGTCTGAAACGTCAACCGACTGGCGCACCGCCATAGAACGCGAAGACATTGACGTAGTCGATATTGTCACGCCGGGGAATTCGCATGCAGAAATAGCCATTGCCGCCTTGGCTGCCGGCAAGCACGTGCTGTGCGAAAAGCCTTTGGCCAACACCCTTGAAGAAGCCGAAGCCATGGCTGCCGCAGCCCGCAACGCGGACAAGGGTGTCCAGGCGATGGTTGGATTTACCTACCGCAGGGTGCCCGCTGCAACCTTTGCCCGTGACCTGGTGGCCAGCGGAGCGATCGGGCAGGTGCGCCAGGTGCGCGCCGCATATCTGCAGGATTGGCTGCACGATGATCGTTCGCCGTTGACTTGGCGGCTGCAAAAGGAGCACGCCGGCACCGGCGCCCTGGGGGACATCGGAGCCCATGCCGTGGACCTCTCCCAATTCATCACCGGCCAGAGGATTGTTGGAGTGAGCGGCCTGCTTCAGACCTTTGTCGACGAACGCCCGTTGCCCGATGCACCCACGCAGCTGGGTCCGGTGAGCGTGGATGACGCTGCAGCGTTCACGGCTCGATTTGATGGGGGAATTCTCGGCACATTCGAGGCGACCCGCATGGCCACCGGGCGCAAGAATTCATTGCGCATTGAGGTCTCAGGCTCCAAGGGGGCAATTTCCTTTGACCTGGAGAACTACAATTCGCTGGGCTACTACGATGCAACGGCAACGGCCACCCGCCAAGGATTTACGCAAATCATGGTGACGGAGCCGGAGCACCCCTACATCTCTGCCTGGTGGCCCACCGGACATACGCTGGGGTACGAGCACGGATTTGTGCACCAGGCCAAGGATTTCATTGATGCCATCGGGGCTGGCCAGCAGCCAGAACCGTCATTCGATGATGGGCATCAAGTGCAGTGCGTCCTGGACGCGGTCCAGCGCAGCGCAGCCAGCAACAGCACGTGGACCACCACAGCATAA
- a CDS encoding sugar phosphate isomerase/epimerase family protein, with the protein MARDFTLFTGQWADLPLEEVARLAAGWGYDGLEIAVSGEHLDAWRWDDDDYIAERLGILEKYGLKLWAISNHLKGQAVCDNPIDFRHQAIVGDRVWGDGDPEGVRQRAAEEMKNTARLAKRLGVETVVGFTGSSIWQYVAMFPPVPAEVIDAGYQDFADRWNPILDVFDECGVRFAHEVHPSEIAYDYWSTVKTLEAIGHRKAFGLNWDPSHMVWQGIDTVGFISDFAEKIYHVDCKDTRMRMGNGRNGGLGSHLPWGDSRRGWDFVSAGRGDVPWEDAFRALAAIGYEGPISIEWEDAGMDRLYGAPEALAALKRLDFPASSTSFDAAFKQDA; encoded by the coding sequence ATGGCACGCGATTTCACCTTATTTACCGGCCAATGGGCCGACTTGCCCCTAGAGGAGGTGGCACGTCTGGCAGCAGGTTGGGGATATGACGGCCTGGAGATCGCGGTCTCCGGTGAGCATCTTGACGCGTGGCGGTGGGATGATGACGACTACATCGCCGAGCGCCTGGGGATCCTGGAAAAATATGGTTTGAAACTCTGGGCCATCTCCAACCACCTCAAGGGACAGGCTGTGTGCGACAACCCGATCGACTTCCGCCATCAGGCCATTGTGGGAGACAGGGTCTGGGGAGATGGAGACCCCGAGGGAGTGCGCCAGCGGGCTGCCGAGGAAATGAAGAACACCGCACGGCTGGCCAAGCGCCTAGGCGTTGAAACAGTCGTCGGTTTTACCGGATCCTCGATTTGGCAGTATGTCGCGATGTTCCCGCCAGTGCCGGCAGAGGTCATCGACGCTGGTTACCAAGACTTTGCTGACCGCTGGAACCCGATCCTGGATGTTTTTGACGAATGCGGTGTGCGCTTTGCACATGAAGTCCATCCATCGGAGATTGCCTATGATTACTGGTCGACGGTCAAGACCCTTGAGGCCATCGGGCACCGCAAGGCTTTTGGGCTGAACTGGGACCCGAGCCACATGGTGTGGCAAGGCATCGACACGGTGGGTTTCATTTCGGACTTCGCCGAGAAGATCTACCACGTGGATTGCAAGGACACCCGCATGCGGATGGGCAACGGCCGCAATGGCGGCCTGGGCTCGCACCTGCCATGGGGCGACTCGCGCAGGGGATGGGATTTTGTCTCGGCCGGCCGCGGGGACGTGCCTTGGGAAGATGCATTCAGGGCCCTCGCCGCGATCGGTTACGAAGGCCCGATTTCCATCGAATGGGAAGACGCTGGCATGGATCGGCTCTACGGCGCGCCCGAGGCGCTGGCGGCGTTGAAGAGGCTGGATTTCCCTGCTTCGTCGACCTCCTTCGATGCGGCATTCAAACAGGACGCATGA